CTCAGCCAGCCCCAACAAAGTTCATCGCTATGTTGTCTGGGGTGACAACAACGCACCTGGTCAAAATGCTGTGGATCAAAACGTGAAGCGTGACCTGTCCCTGAAGGACTGGCCTGAATATAACTCGACACTAGCTCCTACCACAACACGCTCCGATTACTCGATGGCTCAGGACTCGAATGGCAGGGTTGTGTTTGTTGGTGGCAACAAAGACGAGCCTCTCGCCTTCTTTGATATGAAGGAGAACTCCTGGCTTGATGCCTCTAGCATCGTAGGTGATGAGTCGCAGAAGATTCTCTCTGCGGAATCTACCTCTGGAACCAAGACCAgaaccagcaccaccaagacaTCGTCAACTGAATCATCCACAAGAACCAAGTCTGTCAGCAGGTCATCGACATTAGTGACGTCGACtggctcagcaacagccaccGACGACTCATTCTCATCGGCGACCATCTCTGACTCCAGCTCTGCTACCAACAGTGACATCGCGCCAGTTGGCGGTGCTAGTAGTGATGACAAATCTGGTCTTAGTTCCAATGCCATATTGGGTATCACACTGGGCACGATCTTGGGCTTCATTGCTGTGCTCATTGTCATCCTGTTACTCTTGCGCCGCCGTAAGAAGACCCGCCAACCATCACCTGAGAACACGCAGCCCAGGCACGATTTTCCctctgatgagaaggatcCCATGGGGCTTGGCGGTGGCCCTGTGTCACCCTTCCGCGCTCACCATTCCAATATGTCACAAGAATCATTCTCATCTATGGCAATTCTGATGGGCCGTGCTGGCAAGAGCAAGCCCGGTGTCTCTCGCAAGCTGAGCAACGGCACCAACCGTAGCTCCGTCAGCACTGAGCACAAACAGCTCAAATCTACCATTGGTAAACCAGTCCTGCAGGAGATGCAACATCCTGTATTACAAGGACAAGATACCCGCGGAGTGGCTTTCGATCCAACTGTTGCCGAGCCACGACCTCGGAATGGACCTCTCGAGACACAGGACGGTTTGCGAAGGAGCTCTGGCTGGAACCGATACTGGTCAGGCGGTAGCGCTCTTCAGATCTTAGGATTCGGTTCTTCTAAGAGAAACACTGTCGGCTCTGATAGTGACTCGCACTACTCAGATGCCATCCCACATCGAAACCCTCGCGCTACGCAAGATTCAGCAACTGTGCCCCCTCTGAACTTCGAATTCCGCCCCGAGATGAACCGAGTCAATTCTGGAAGCCCTGTCGTCGCCGAGTACAACAAGAATATTCCTTTCAGAGATGGTGTAGCTGGTAAAATCGAGCGCCCTATCTCAAAAGCATCTTCCGGCTACTCCAGCGGCATCCCCGAGAGCGTGAACGAAACATGGGACCCTCATCATAAAGACAAACCCTGGGGTACAGATCGAGCGACCAGCAGTATTTATAACCCGAGCTTCTACTTCGGTGCACCTTTGTCTCCCCGGGTCCCACCGCCCCAGACACCCCCCTCTGGAGTAAGCACGCAGCCTCAGCTCGCAATGGCCTCGCAGTCATCAGACATGAGCTGGTTGAATCTCGGTGACCGCACTCGTCAGTAGAGCAGCCGCAGTTTTTATGTACTGATGACGTCTTTAAGTTCTGCATGCACATTGTGAGCTACTAAGATACTCCCATCGTGCGTTGCAAATATACCTCTTGCAAGCGATTAGTCGTTTTCAGGTTAAACACATCGCTTTGAGCAACCATCACGCTCTATCACTCTCATTCACTACCTACATCTTGGTGCATGTACATAACGGCACACGCACTCAATCACACTCACTACTCCTCTCAGACCTAGTGTCTTTCCGAGAGAAcctattttcttttcttctttttgatAAAGTATCGCATGAACCGGCATCGGCGTGCGTATCGGCCGGCTTAATCTTGCTCGTATTCATTTGAGTCCTTTTTCTTGGCGCCGCTTTCATCCTGTACATTCTAGACGTGGACACGGGATTGATCGTTTTTTCCcgttcttttttttttttttcgaTCGTTGTTGCTTTTTCTAATGATACCACCATCTCCTGACGTATGTAATTGGCTAGTGTAGCAAGAAAAGGGGACCTGGAGGGGATgatcaaagatgatggagatattGGATGGGGCCAAAAGAGATGCtgggttgagttgaggtttgatgatgggaaGGGGACGTGACTGCTGGCCGAGGCTGAGCGGCGGTAGTCAGTTTTGTTAGCTCTTCAGTCATATCTGGATGTGAAGGgaagctggaggaagccAGGGCTGTAAAGCCGACGTTCCTCGAAATTAAAATATTTGCACAATCTCGTCCATTATGTATCTTTATATATGTGACTTGTGTGTTGTTTCAAATACGACTTGGATGAAGTATGAACTGGTCATTCAGTTGCATTGCTGAATATTGTTCGACGGCGACCTGTTGTGTGATACAATATGATCCTTTTCATTCTCGCGGTCGCTAACCATCACCGCCTTGGAGATTGTCTGTCATCAGCACTTCGTCATGCTTAGGACCTGACTGATAGGGAATCCATAGTCAGATATTGAACTTGCCAGCCAAATGAAATGAATCTCTGTACACCATTACCAGCATCAGAGTTTGCACAAGCGGCGGGCCGAGCCTTATCTTTGATTATGACCACGTGCTTCATCAAGCAATTGAAGCTTATTAGTGTATATTGAATGATATAACTCGATTCAGAACATGGCTTGATGAAAGATACGAAACGTAGCTCTCGCTTATTCTGGAAGTGCTGTCCCctggaaagaagctcatGGCACGAGAGTTGGCCACGAATCATTCCTAGGCACTCATTCAGCTAACTGCCTCTCGAACGAAATCCCAATTGCCATTAGGCATAGGGACACATCTACGAAGTGCACAGTTGTAGAGTTTTGTGCAGCTTGAAGAGGTACGACGCCTTGGAACGTATCTATCTCCATGTATTGTTGAGCCTCAGCCCCAGGTTCAtgtgggggggggggggggggggggataTATAACAGAAAGACTCTGGTGAGGGTTTTCTGGAAGATGTTTCTCGCGGGGGGCAAAGGGAATAAGACTTTTTGGCGAGTATCATGACATTATGACAAGTGGAATCAAGGGTCCATGAAGTTGAAAGGTGAATAGATCTAGATGCAAGGAGTTTTGCTCCTCATGAATGAATCTATGAACGGGCGATGTACACTATGTGTTGCGTTTGAAACAGTTGATGAAATGGCTGAGCAACACCCTCAAGTTCTCGTGCTACGCAATTAGTACAATAACAGTATAAAAAGCATAACAATAAATTCTTTTCTGGCCTTTTCCTACAAAGGTATGAAGCCTAGAGGCTGCTGGCAGTATCTCGTGGAGAGTTGCACCAGTCACCGTATCCAGTTTGGATGagccagaacatcaacggAACATGAGAAACCTCCGGAGGAAGTCGCCTGTAGTAACCGTCTTGGGTCACTGACTTTTCTCCCAGTGGGTCCTAGAGCCAAGCGAAGGAAAATGGCGAtttcagggtcttgttggcATCCTGGTTAGTGACGATCAAGCGGCTcattgagtttgagagaTTTTCTCAGCCGCTTACTTGTAGCTGGTGGCTGTGTTTctttgagatgaagaggaactGGACGATTACGAGCCAAAAACTAGGAAGGGAATTACGTTAACCTAGCCTCGGATGCTAATAATCCTTCTGCAAGGCACAGATGATAAAGTTTTCTGCAGATTTCTCTGTGCCTATCACCTGAGGCCAGACAACCTATGATGTTGCACCAAGGTGTCAAAGATAATCAATGCAAGCAAGCTACTCTAAATTTATAGGTAGATATGAAATTATACCAGAATATACTCAAGTCTTTTTGGTATTTAGGATAGAGGTCCTAAGTCGTCTTGCCTCTCCTTGCTATCCCACGGAAGATGTTGCCGAGGGTGAAGAGTGACCCTGGTCGTCAGAGGAGGGTAGTCAGATTGGGAGGGAACCATCCGGAGTAATGTTGAATGTGGAATACGATAAATGAATATGAGTGGATGAAGTTCGATGGAGAGGCTCAACAAGCTTCGTTGCACTAGGGGAACGACATGTATTGAAggagagttggagaagccaaGGTCCACTGCAACACAAATGAGAGCTATACAACTCCCGAGagagtaggtaggtaagtaggtacTGATGCGAGGAAACAGATCGTAGGTGTAGCGACAGTGATGATCAGTAATGCGTGAAGTTAGTATCTACCATACAGTCAAGTAAGTCCTTGAATAGGAATATTTGCATTCTACTAGTACATGCTTTGACCACTGATCTgtaagaagagaagagagagccATGAACACATCGGTCGCCCAAACAGAAGCTCAAACATGTCCAGAAACTCGGGGAGGGATGGATGGACCTGACATGGCCCCCATGCAGCACGGCCAAATTCCAACTCTGGTAAGCGAGCCATAGCCCAGCGATAACTTTTACAGGGCCTATTACGGAGGAGCAAGTCTGGTCTCCCAAAGCTAACCCGAGCAGTTAAACTAAACACTGGCAACCTTACGCATAGACCAGGCGGATATCCACCACTTAGAATTGTCCGCGGGTAGCGTACAGTACGTTTCCCCCCAACGAAGGAAAAGATCAAGTTAGCTGCGTTGATGGTATCTGAATACAAAATTCCAGAAATCGTAGTAAAACTTTCAAAACAAGTAAGTGTCGGTAGGCCAGGTCCTTCATCGTATACTCAAGGTATCACACATTCATCCTTGGACATGTATCAAGAAACTTCTTGCTACCTATTTAGTAGGTTGAGTCGGTAAGGCGCCGAAGTATCCCGATTTTGTTCCTTGGAGCCTCTAGTCTCAGGTTAGTAGTATGAGAGAccactgaagaagagtctcggAACAAGGGACATCCCACGCTGGCGGTAGCCATAGGTGTCGCAGAATCTTGTCACATGAATAAGAGATTGTAAAACTGTAAGAGATGGAACAGAGGTCAAGGTGGGTGGAAATTATCAtgcgagaaaagaaagacaatgaGCATTGCGACTTCAACCTGGCTTTAACTAGCTCATTATCCTTGAGCTCAGTAATAGTTAGTAGTATCTCAGACAGAAAACCCACCCCGTGAGCCTTGCTCGTGAAGGTTCTTCTGGCGTCTGGCTCTGGATGACACCAAGGAAATGAACTTCTACACCAACCAGATATGGGCATTGACCCCTGCCATGGAATGACCCTCCCCACCATCTATCTCCCTTGACGATATCCTCTAATTGGGGATCCCCAGCTGACAATGTCCTGCAGCAGGAGATGGATGGGTGATGGATGGGACATCCCACTCCCCAAGTACTGGTACTTATTAGATCCCTGCCCTTTAGCAGCCTATGCCAGTCGCTCTTTGGATCTCCCTGGTGGAATTGACAACTGTTTCTTTCATGGTGACATTCGGACAACAaagcgaagaagaaaaaaagcgACAGTTTGGCTCCTTAGGCTCCTCCCCCGCCTGCCCGCCTCCAGTTCGTTTACATTAAGCACGGGCAGGGCCAGAGAATAGGTAGTGACCGGCTATTCTCCACCAAAATGGACCGTACGAGAACCCCACTCTCACCCAAGTACAGGTAATAAAATCCACTCTGTCGACAAAAAGTCTCTCTACATTCAGCGGTTGAAAAGAAAGCAGCAACTGAACTGCCCGGTACGCCGCCCGCCCACTTTGGAtgaacctacctacctacccaccTTAGTACTAACTGAAGGTACAGTAGTTGTGCTAAGGCTGCCACTATACGACCAAGCACCTTTAGTTTGGACTCTTCGGTTTACGGTAATTGACCCAAGACTTGAATCAGCCCGAGTCTAATATTGGCTTGTCTCGTCCTTCGTCCGCGTCCACTCTTGCGTCTTCGTTTCTTGGGTTCCTCTCCTACAGTTTATTGGCATCTACACCTACATATCTATATCTGCACATCGCTTCCAGAACGGTCGACACTCTCCCTTGTcctctcatcaccagcaactgTCACTCAGGTCAAATCGTCATTGTGGTCTCTGCTTCCAATTTCGGGCCCCATCATAACTCTTTTGcggcatcggcatcggcatcggcatcgcAAGCTTTCTCGTCTCTGCGCCATTGTCAGATATTTCTATTGTATGTATCTACGCCGATCAGCTGGATACTCACCGACCAAGTCCGACTGGAACGCATCTTGATACTCTATCTCGACTGTTACGATTCTGTAAATATCTCTCGTCACCTTCGCTTGGTGTCAACTTTCTCCGCTTTTGGTGCTGCTTCAACGACTAGTTCCATCTTGTGCAGCCTTGACTGGCGCATTTCACGACTCGCTCGGCTGATCAAAAAAACTCACTTGTGATTGCCTCTATTCGATCAACATCCGCCGCAACCCGGCCATGATGAGTTCGACGGCATGGAACGGGCAGGACCAGACAATGGCCTCGACTGGTGAGGACGACTTTCATCAATTTCTCGACATGAGCAGCATGGGAAGTTTGGGCGATGGCATGCACTTCGACTTCCAATCCTTCCAAGATGGCTCTGCTCAGGGTCTGATGAACCAGGCGCGAGATGCCCCCGACACAATAATGACCGACTCCGATAATCCAGGCCTAATGTCTACGCCAAACACGATGCCCATGTCAACGTCCACGGTTCAATCAACCATTCCCGCGCACATGATGACGCCCGCAAGCGATCCGATTTCTAATATCGACGCCCAGATTCAATATCTCCAACAACAAAagttccagcagcagcagcgccagatgcaagagcagcaggTGGCTTTCTTCCATAATCACAACCACTCAGTGCCCCCTACACCGCAAAGTCTCGAGATGCCCAACAGTGGACAGTTCTATTCACAGGCTGAGCAAATTCCGACATCAGGTGCCTACGACAGAAGTTATCACCAGCGGATGAAGGAGCAAGATGTAAGACTCCGGTCCATCACCAACCCCCGCCTCTACATGTCATGTTGCTAACTTGGTTCCAGATGGCATTCACACCTCTCGTTTCCCCCGCAGTTACCCCTTTGGACCCCAACTTCTCCATGGACAGCGGCTATACTATCCCCAGCGCCTATTTTAGTCCTCTGACTTCACCAGCTCTCCACGCACAGAATGACCCCTCTACAGTCTACGATCCCCGCCTTACCAACACCGACAATTCACCAGTCGATGTAGATCTCGACAGATCGGCTGCTCCCGTTACCTCCGTTTTGGACCtgcccaagaaggctgcaagAAAAAAGACCGCGACCAAGGCACGGGCAAAGGCTAGCATTCGAAGTTCTCCCATCGTCAAGCCTCAGCGCCGGAAAACAGGTCCCAGTCCGGCCATCGTCTCACATGTACTCAGTGAAGTCGAGGAGAACAGTGGCGCCTTTCTTCCTATGCCTGCGACCTCTGCCGAGACCTCGGCAGAAGAGAATTCATCAGTATCCCCTGAGGCCCTCTCGGAGATGCCCCCACCGCCAATCCCCAACAGGAGATCGACCAGCAAATCCCCATACATCCAAGCGCAGTCGAGCAACCAGCAAACACCTGTCTCTGGCCCTGTTGATTCACGTCCAGCTCCAGCTACTCCCGCATCGCTCATGAAACTCCCGGCATCCAGGGCAAGCAAGCAGGCGAATGGGCCTCAAGGGCCGGTTGTGTCTGAGCATATTGAATCGCTCGAGTTGCCTGAGTCGGTATCTGGCAAGACCATGACCCCGGTCATCTCGCGCTCTTCTGTGCAGTCTCCTTCCGTAGAACCTATGTCTCGACGAGGGTCGAGCTTTCAGCCATTGCCATCACCAGTTTTCCCTAAGGCTTCAGGATCTGCATCAGCAAGTGCGAGCCCCCAATTAGCTCCCGGTTCGGCAGGCCCATCCGCACGGAAAACTCCTCAGCTCGCGCCTCGGTCGAGCAGGAAAAGGTCGACAGGTTCAGTACATGTTTCGCCTGCACTGTTGCCTCGAATATCCCCTAGCATCAAGCCTCTTCTCCCGGGCACACCAGGTATGACACCAGCGGAGAGTGCTGCATCGCAATTGCTCATGTCGAAATCCAACTACCAAAATATCCTCGAGGGCAATAAGGTGCCAGGCGTTTCATACCCGAGCGAGCTTTCAACAAATCTCACATCAAAGCGAACGTCACACAAAATCGCGGAGCAGGGGCGGCGTAACCGAATCAACTCGGCGTTACAGGTCATGGCTGGATTATTGCCTGGTGGAGACAAGACGAATCTTGCAGATGAAGGTGACAAGAAGGATGGGAAACAAGCGAACGCGCAAAACAGCAAGGCCAGTGTTGTCGAAAACGCCATTGTGCACATGAAGAGccttgagaaagaaaacgGCGATCTGAAGAAAGAGGTGGAGGAACTTAAAAGACGACTGGAGGGGCTGCAAGGGTCAACAGACGATAAAGAAAAAGCATGACAAAGAGGATCTGGGTGCATCTAGTTCACCACATGATATACACGGGCGTTGAACAGGCGGGAACCTCCCTGGTGCATAATTGGGTAGGTCTGGCACATGATGGGCTCAAATCTCTTCGTAATATCCTCAAGGGCGGCAGCGATTTTTGTTTCGGCGTTTTGCTTGCGGTGTTGAACAGGGCGGGATACTAGACGGGTGCCTCTGGGCCTAGATGGGCTTGTTGTAGAGTGTATTTGTTGAAATCGCTAGACGAAGCAGTAGATGATCTAAGTTGGTAAACGAGGAATTGACGGCCTCAGAAGAGTTGTGGAGCACGGGAATACCAGAACTAAATAGCAAAGGTCAAGTTAACAAGCACACAGTGAGGCGAGACATGGGTCCAAGCTCTGAGATGTCGAGGAGTGACATGAATTAGAGGATAAACGTGGTGAAGTAGTTTTGGCTGGGGGGGGGTCTGGAGCATTGTTTATTGTTGTGAGATATGGATGGCTGTTATTGTTGATGATCAAGAACGTCAGTATCTAACTGCTCCATAACCTCCACCACAAGTttcaagctctccatgaAGCCGTTGACAGCGACTCGGAGCATTCGATTGGTTGTGGCCCTGTAATgaacctcgagaagctggatATCTGTATCGTCACCAGATGGGGAACCCTGCGTTGACTTCGGCGCTGGGACAACGGTGAGCTGTCGCCTAACGAGTGGGGAGAGTTCAGGGTCCACCtgaatggccttgagggcgGTTGTGGCCAGTCGAGCGGTGGGAAAGGGGACGTTGAGGACACTGAGTACAAGGGTAGGGGGTCAGCAAAGAGAACGAGAAtaacaacaataacaacaacagccagccttggccttggtagCCTCAGACTTGGGgtcgtcatcgtcacagGACAGGGGGGTGGCTTGCATGGAGCAGGGAAATTCGGGATCGGGAATGGCGGTCATGGTTGTGATTGTGGCGGAAGTGGTCACTGCTTTGGTAACGACGCTCTAATCtctcttggttgttgtgatCGATCTATTCGTTTCCCGATGCTTAAATATTCTGGTCCTGCGGTAGTTTTATAATGACGATACTAGCGTTGGCCTCTGCTGTGACGAGGAATGGAGATCTAAGCCGAAAATCGAAAGGACAGGAACGTCAACCCCTGAGAAGTTTTGCGGTCTGATTCGATAGTGAAGAGAGTCTCTTTTGAGATAGTTGAGTTTGATGTGAGTGTAAAAGTGAGAGGATGTGTATTTGAATGTGAGTGAGGTGAGTTTGTGTGTGACTCTGATCTCGAAAAAGATTGGAGGTTTCTGATAGTTGCGTGGGGACGAGATTGATTGGCCGTGGGGAGATCCATTACAGGAACCGGGCGGTAAATGCTAGACCATTTGGGGTCGTAGATTTATGGCACAGCCACAGAAAAAGCCACAGCCGGGGATGGTTCAATTGGTTCAATTGAATCACAACAATAACTGCCATAGTAGAATCTAATCACTTGGATGCCCTTGGAATCTATTTATTGCATTTGTTCCATTTAGGAAATAAGGCCTGCAGTTCTAATTACAGATGCTCCTGGTGTAACACGCAATGCCTTAGCTCGTGAAATTCCccaagatgaaagagttTATGCTGAGTTATAACTGTCTAGTTTCATGTCATAACAAAGTCCATCAAAACAGAACTgattacctaccttaccttggtACCTATTTAGGGTAAGGTACTTGGGACATCAAATAGAGGCAGTTGGGGAAACAAAGATATCTAAGGATATGACCTTCACTACTAACCTTGCCTTACCTTTGCTAGGTGGGCATTTATTGCAGTGGATAGAAGTCGCGTGAGGAACAACTGGAAGCGCTGGTTGTTTAATACCTatctaccaagaccaacgtTGCATGGGACTTAGAGCTGTGACTGGGGTTGGGCTGGAGCGGAATGGTATGTTGTGGTCCAGGGCCTGGGCCAAGTCAAAAAAGTCACTGCTGTTTGCTGTTGCTATGGCAATAGCACCAAGGAGCAACCTGTTTCGGGCAGGGGCCAAAAAACAACGACAATCGCCCATACAAAAGAATCGTTAGCCCAGTGTCCAATCTtacatcaacatcgtcaaccaagaacttcaattcttttcccttccccGACTTTGCCTTCTGGCTTTTGGTGCTTTCTCCTGTCCGCGCTGGAGCTGGACTTGAAGACCCCCCTTCTTTAACCTCACCTGTTAACGCCAGCCTCCTACCTACCTTGCCTTTTTAGCTCACTTAACGCTGCAGCTTCCCGTTTAACTGTCAAAGGCAATTCGTCCCCGGTCACCGCCTGCTCTGATCATTTGTCGCTCGTCGCATTGAAACATCGCCGCTGCTTCAATTCATTGACTGTGTATATCTTGCTTGAACCTGACATCTTCCGACTGCATTTGAAGGCTCCtgctcttttttttttctttttgggtccagcaacagcttctGGACGGTCCCACTGCCAGCCTCCCTGAAGCCTGGAACCTGAAGCGcaagtcaacatcaacaacacccaatAATAACAACATGGCTCCTTCTACCAGGCAATCGCAAAATATGGCGCAGATAGTCGAGTACATACCAGGTAACTATTTACTCTCTACTACAACATATCATTCATACAATGGCCGCTCGGCTGTTCAGGGCCATGTCGCATTGTTATCCTTTTCAGTTTACGCCGCTGCTCAAGGCTCCGCCTTgcttcatcgacatcaaTGTTCACAACATGCTTTTGCCAACATCGTGGCTAAACTATATTTCAGACCGGCTTTACCTTGCCTCCTACATCCATCCTCCTACTCCAGACACGCCGTTCCCTTACCCCGAGGAGCCTCAGCCAGCTTCTCCTAAGAAGCGAAGCCAACGAGCTGCTGCCGGTGCGACCCCGCTCGCCGCCAAGTCGAACCGACCACAGCCATGCTATTTCACTGTCGACGATACTCTTCTGTACAACGCTTTCCACCATGATTTTGGCCCTCTGCACATCGGCCACCTCTACCGATTCGCCATCCAATTCCATGATATCCTAGGCGCAAAGCAAAACAAGGACCGCCCCATTGTTTTCTGGAGCGCTGCTGACCCTAGAAGTGAGCTTTCCCGTGCCAATCTGTGCgaagcgcaagaagactAACACCAAGTCCAGGTCGTGCGAACGCCGCTTGCATGCTCGCATGCTACATGGTCCTCATACAGAACTGGCCTCCCCATCTGGCCCTTGCCCCGATTGCGCAGGTCGATCCTCCTCTGATGCCATTCCGAGATGCGGGTTACAGCCAAGCCGACTATGGCATTAGcgttcaagatgttgtctATGGTGTGtggaaggccaaggaggaaaagTGCTGCGATCTAGACAACTTCGATCTTGACGAATATGAGCGTTTCGAGAGAGTCGAACATGGTGATTTCAACTGGATCACTCCCCATTTCTTGGCATTTGCCTCTCCCCAGCACGCGCCGGTTCAGAAAATCACAGAGGGTTCCGACCTGTACCCATTGCTTCCACGGACGCTAGCCGCCGTGGATGCCCATCCCAAGTTGCCAAAGCCCTTCAAGAATGTGCTGAAGCATTTTTCCGAGAAGAACATTGGCCTGGTGGTCCGCCTCAACTCCCAACTCTACTCCCCCTCGTACTTTGAGGCACTGGGTATTCAACATCTGGACATGATCTTTGACGATGGCACATGTCCCTCGCTCTCAACTGTCCGCAAGTTCATCAGACTCGCCCACGAGACCATCACTGTCCGTAAGCAGGGAATCGCTGTTCATTGCAAGGCTGGCCTCGGCCGCACAGGTTGTTTGATTGGCGCCTACCTCATTTACCGACACGGCTTCACTGCCAATGAAGTGATCTCATTCATGCGCTTCATGCGACCCGGCATGGTTGTTGGTCCTCAGCAGCACTGGCTCCATTTGAACCAGGGCACATTCCGCGAGTGGtgggttgaggagaggattGAGCGCAGACTCAGGAGGGAGATGGCTGCTGCCAACCCTATTCCCAGCACCCCTATTCGTGCCATGCAAAAGACAACGCTTCGGAACGGCCAGGCCTCGACACCCCCCAACCGAAGCCCCTCAAACCGTACTCCGCTGAGTGAAGTCGACCACGACCGCAATAATATTGGGGTCCA
This genomic interval from Fusarium verticillioides 7600 chromosome 1, whole genome shotgun sequence contains the following:
- a CDS encoding cell division cycle 14, translating into MAPSTRQSQNMAQIVEYIPDRLYLASYIHPPTPDTPFPYPEEPQPASPKKRSQRAAAGATPLAAKSNRPQPCYFTVDDTLLYNAFHHDFGPLHIGHLYRFAIQFHDILGAKQNKDRPIVFWSAADPRSRANAACMLACYMVLIQNWPPHLALAPIAQVDPPLMPFRDAGYSQADYGISVQDVVYGVWKAKEEKCCDLDNFDLDEYERFERVEHGDFNWITPHFLAFASPQHAPVQKITEGSDLYPLLPRTLAAVDAHPKLPKPFKNVLKHFSEKNIGLVVRLNSQLYSPSYFEALGIQHLDMIFDDGTCPSLSTVRKFIRLAHETITVRKQGIAVHCKAGLGRTGCLIGAYLIYRHGFTANEVISFMRFMRPGMVVGPQQHWLHLNQGTFREWWVEERIERRLRREMAAANPIPSTPIRAMQKTTLRNGQASTPPNRSPSNRTPLSEVDHDRNNIGVQEDYLPAPTPGQPRKTARDRHHPYQRSTSNGLAVEEQRTIEQEAEYIATHSQAHGGESDEELHLRLRRHRKATSQSPARSEKTRSVSQTTAIYTIDNDASHDAENIGSVRTKHAERVASTPGVLTKVRGSKRQGESPLRAKESAGIRKTSGRVGSANHGASVTAASTARKVSGA